Below is a window of Solanum stenotomum isolate F172 chromosome 7, ASM1918654v1, whole genome shotgun sequence DNA.
CAGTAATAGGAGTACCTTTTTTATATAAAGGTATATAAAACAAtattatatacaatattttCCCATAAATATAATCCCCATGACAATGAGAAACATTCCTAGTTGGATGCATCACAAATTTAAAGTAGTACATAAGCAGACGATTTATGCTGTACTGTGGTGGAATAAACATCACCAGCATACCAGTAACACAACTACCAAGTTGCAGCTACATATAAAAGtctgaataaaatttaaaattattcacaGGAtcatatcaatatattttttgtaatccCAGTAACAGTTTCACTTCTCCGCACAAGAAATTTACATTCTTATCCGGGATGGATAACCACGTAGCGTTTCCCTACCTTTCGGAAATCTTGAACACACCTGGTACCGTAGCATATATATACGTATACATGATACAAAACTCACAAATTTTCAATAACGCTGCGTATGCCTGCAAAGTGAAAAAGTATATAGCTAATCAGCTGCTAGTAAGAAATATTGTAATATAATTCCACTGCATTCTCATATGCACAACAATCATATTCATAACCATCAAATTTCTCAATCAGTGAAATTTAATCAAGAATAATCAGAAATTGAAAATGCATTCAGCAAACTCAGAACATCTAGTAGCATTCGACATTAGCTTTAAAATCTATCTGCTCGGGACAGTCAACAGgtctacaaaataaaaataattttgagcaGAATAGTGGAAACATCTATCAGTTCATATTTACTGAGATGCTTTTCATAATGCCAGCAAGAACTTCTATAATGTAACAACTGTAGATCTAAAACTTGTATTTAACCAAAAGCAAGCACAGTTTGCCTCCCTTTTCTAAGTTACCAGGAGAGTTTAATCAGGAATCGAATACAGATTGttcagaaaaaataataggtTGACAGACAACAAGGGCGTGGCTCCGGCTATCATCCCTCTAAAATTTCTTCCAGTTCAATGTCTAAACAAGATGCCAACTCAtgggaaagcaatccaacagtGTCTTTAGGTCCCTAAATAATAAAGTATACCGCCTTTGATAGCAAACACAAGTGCTATACACTAACAGCAGAATCCAAGATCTACTTAAACAAGAGCCAATTAGTCAAACGTTGGAATACCCCAAAACTTGGTTATTTCAGAAAGCGAGTATTATGTTACTGGGAGAGAATGACATTATTCAACATATTTACTCTGTTATTATATCTAGTAAAACAAGTAAATAAGAGGACATGAGGTTCCCGAATTGCTTACGTTTACTGCTTCAATCATTTGCTGCTTCAACTGTTAAACAGCATATAGCCTTATCACCTGATCTATAGTGGCACGACAGACAGGGCAGCCCcacttctttcccttgatttcaTTCAAACAAGACATGCATCCAGCCATATGGCCACAAGGGATGCAAGCTCCTTCCACAGGAGCATCTAAGCATATTACACAAGATGAAGAAGCACCATCAGGATTTTTGCTTTCGTGTACTCCAGAGTTCTGAACAGTCACAGAAGACAAGTCAATTGGACTGGAGTCGATTGATGGATAATGAATTGGCCCATTGTCTATTACGCCATTTGTAAGAGGAGGAGCTGTTGGGACAGATGCGGTAACTAGATTCTCTGGCATTGATTGGACTACAGTAGACGTTTCACTCGGAACCTGGACTTGCTCTGCTTGAGTGCCACTTGAACTGGCGTCCTCAACTTGACAGCCACTACTACTAGCTTTCTGTGAAGCCCCAGTAAAAGAACTACCATCATGACTGGCAACCTCAACAGGGTTAATCCAACCCATTGATGTTTCTGTTCCTGATCCTGGGTGATTCTCGTGATAGGTTGGTCTTTGTTGTGAAGCAGACTGCAGAGAGGCATTAATCGCCATTGCTAATTCCACATCCTCTGTGGTTGATGGAGCAGTTGCAGGGACCACAGGGGTTTGAGAACTGAAAGGAAATGCTGGAAGCATGACCTGAAAATATGGTAGAGCAGCTAAGATACGTTTTTAGCTAGCCAATGACTACAAAAATCACAGTTCAATGAGTTCACTGGTAGCATAGTCCTTGTTACAAATTCATGATAATGATAAATTAGTAATCAGTTGGAAAGCAATAAGTAGATCTAGCCATGACTGCAAACTTAGCTTTTGAAGAGTAAGGATGTTTGATATTTCACCTGAGGTATGCCCTTGCATGCATTGCAGAAAGATTGCAATTGCTGCTTTTCGCTTTCCTGGACTGCTGTAAGTTTGATCCTTGCTCCTGCAATCAACATTTTGGAAGTGGGAAAGTGATTTAGAATTAAAGTTGCATACTGTATATAATGAGTTCTTTGACTTAAACAACGGAATCATGCGACAGACAGATAGTTAATTGTGTCCTGGGTTCCCAAAGCCAATATATTCATTTGTACATAATGGAGCAATCATTTCGAATCTTTAAGCTAGCAGATGGAGTTTCCGAGAGTTTTTcgccaattttttttcttatgtttagcgCAGGTcaattttcatcatttaaatatACATCTGAACCCATTCATcaaacctcacttgtgggaatgcactgggtttgttgttgttgaaacaCATTCATAGTTCAAGTTCTGCTAAAGTTGAGCATTTTTGGCCCAACTAACCCTTGAAACTAACAAGTAATGATGAAACCACGTGCCACCATAGAAGGGGTGGAATTGGGGAAGAAGACTCAGTATGGCCTTCTGTTTAGACCATTGCTCATGTGAGTGGCAAATGGTTTCACAATTAGTTTTTTGGTCCAGTAAGTATCATTCCGCTAGTTGGACCAAATTTGCTAAACTTAAGAAGACTTGAGGGATGATGTGAGCTCATGTGTATATTCAAAGAATGAAAATTGACCTACCATAAACATAACAGACAGTTTTGGTTAAGACACAAGTATTTGAACAATGTTCTCAATTCTGAGGTGAAGGTATAGCACAAGCAACACACAATATGGTTCTCAGAAGCTTAAGTATGTATACAACAGTATGAGAATGAGATGCAAAAGTATTATCATTTCAGACACTCGGAGTAAATTTGACCAATAAGGACTTAAACCTAAATGTCAAGCACAAGCTTGGAGAGAATGATCTTTGCAATTTGATTAGAACAGCTGGCAAAACTTCTAACCGACTTGAATAAGCTCTCAGCAAATCATTGCATAGCcctataaataattttcaagacccaacaacaacaacatacccagtgtattCCCACAAGTTGGGGGAAGCCCCATATATATATACCCACC
It encodes the following:
- the LOC125871533 gene encoding putative E3 ubiquitin-protein ligase XBAT35 isoform X1, producing the protein MGQQQSKGELLYQQVNYGNVEGIKSLHREGAGLEWIDKEGKTPLIVACMNPGLYNVAKALIELGANVDAYRPGRHAGTPLHHAAKRGLEQTVKLLLSHRANALIMNDDCQTPLDVARIKGFSNVVRAIESHICLFSGWLRELYGPGFLELLAPQLLSRKVWVVVLPCGSRNLRKPFRLELAIYSAVQDAQPRTIVALWKANMEEPNFSQPDSAVIISDISNIPKRWRRKRGIMPSQLIKSRLQGARRARIKLTAVQESEKQQLQSFCNACKGIPQVMLPAFPFSSQTPVVPATAPSTTEDVELAMAINASLQSASQQRPTYHENHPGSGTETSMGWINPVEVASHDGSSFTGASQKASSSGCQVEDASSSGTQAEQVQVPSETSTVVQSMPENLVTASVPTAPPLTNGVIDNGPIHYPSIDSSPIDLSSVTVQNSGVHESKNPDGASSSCVICLDAPVEGACIPCGHMAGCMSCLNEIKGKKWGCPVCRATIDQVIRLYAV
- the LOC125871533 gene encoding putative E3 ubiquitin-protein ligase XBAT34 isoform X2, which codes for MGQQQSKGELLYQQVNYGNVEGIKSLHREGAGLEWIDKEGKTPLIVACMNPGLYNVAKALIELGANVDAYRPGRHAGTPLHHAAKRGLEQTVKLLLSHRANALIMNDDCQTPLDVARIKGFSNVVRAIESHICLFSGWLRELYGPGFLELLAPQLLSRKVWVVVLPCGSRNLRKPFRLELAIYSAVQDAQPRTIVALWKANMEEPNFSQPDSAVIISDISNRARIKLTAVQESEKQQLQSFCNACKGIPQVMLPAFPFSSQTPVVPATAPSTTEDVELAMAINASLQSASQQRPTYHENHPGSGTETSMGWINPVEVASHDGSSFTGASQKASSSGCQVEDASSSGTQAEQVQVPSETSTVVQSMPENLVTASVPTAPPLTNGVIDNGPIHYPSIDSSPIDLSSVTVQNSGVHESKNPDGASSSCVICLDAPVEGACIPCGHMAGCMSCLNEIKGKKWGCPVCRATIDQVIRLYAV